One window of Acidobacteriota bacterium genomic DNA carries:
- a CDS encoding hydantoinase/oxoprolinase family protein, which produces MSPRKQKSSPEPIRIGIDTGGTFTDFVAAHAGRLTAFKEPSTPHNPAEAILSGIARILANAEAGPFEIVHGTTVATNALLERKGARTALITTEGFEDVIEIGRQARPDLYNLMVTRPAPLVPRELRLGVSERTGPAGEVITLLDEQSVAKVVKLISNHKPRVESVAVCLLFSFANPAHEQLIARALEPLGIPVSLSHKILPEYREYERTSTVVINAYLVPLMSRYLSALTEGLKSVVRSPSSVAKSKTKSHGLRTTDYGLRVMQSNGGSVSAATAASEPVRAILSGPAGGVVGALRVCAAAEIRDIITFDMGGTSTDVALCRGEAHTTNEALVAGLPVAVPVIDIHTVGAGGGSIARVDAAGALRVGPGSAGADPGPACYGRGDEVTVTDANLVLGRFGGASLLGGEMPIDTQRARTVLSRLGAEMSRFAGKTVTAEQAALGVVRVANANMEAALRVVSVGRGQDPRLFTLVSFGGAGGLHVCELAAALRVPRVVVPRSPGTLSALGVLLGDVVKDYSRTVMSKTSGLDKRKLERGFAALEREAVRDLKDEGFDKTRMKLARSVAIRYIGQSFEIDVAWSSRFEAAFHAAHRERYGYADRSRPIEIVSLHLRASGITQKPRIKRQPSSKSRRPQPPQSKRVYLTERATPVPVYDRENLSAGDRFAGPAIITEYSSTTLIPPRFSVQVDPWVNLIIEVA; this is translated from the coding sequence TACCTTCACCGACTTTGTCGCGGCGCACGCCGGGCGCCTCACCGCCTTCAAAGAGCCTTCGACTCCGCACAATCCCGCCGAAGCAATACTTTCGGGCATCGCGCGGATTCTCGCGAACGCCGAAGCCGGGCCGTTCGAGATCGTCCACGGCACAACGGTGGCCACCAACGCGCTGCTGGAACGCAAAGGCGCTCGCACAGCGCTCATCACAACCGAAGGTTTCGAGGACGTAATCGAGATAGGCCGTCAGGCTCGCCCAGACCTCTACAACTTGATGGTCACACGACCGGCGCCGCTCGTGCCGCGTGAGCTGCGGCTGGGCGTGAGCGAGCGAACCGGTCCGGCTGGCGAAGTCATCACACTTCTCGACGAACAGTCCGTCGCAAAAGTAGTCAAGCTGATCTCCAATCACAAACCGAGAGTCGAGTCGGTAGCCGTCTGCTTGCTCTTCTCGTTCGCGAACCCGGCGCACGAACAGCTCATTGCGCGGGCGCTCGAACCGCTCGGTATTCCCGTTTCGCTCTCTCACAAGATACTGCCCGAGTACCGTGAATACGAGCGAACATCAACGGTAGTCATCAACGCCTATCTGGTTCCGCTGATGTCACGTTATCTGAGCGCGCTGACGGAAGGGCTGAAGTCCGTAGTCCGTAGTCCGTCGTCCGTAGCGAAGTCTAAAACCAAGAGCCACGGACTACGGACCACGGACTACGGACTCCGCGTCATGCAATCCAATGGCGGATCGGTTTCTGCTGCGACCGCCGCTTCCGAACCGGTTCGGGCCATTCTTTCGGGTCCTGCCGGGGGCGTTGTCGGCGCGTTGCGAGTCTGTGCCGCCGCGGAAATCCGGGACATCATCACTTTCGACATGGGAGGCACCTCGACCGACGTTGCTTTGTGCCGCGGAGAAGCGCACACCACGAATGAGGCTCTGGTAGCCGGTTTGCCGGTAGCTGTGCCGGTCATCGATATCCACACGGTCGGCGCGGGAGGAGGCTCGATCGCGCGAGTCGACGCGGCGGGGGCGTTGCGGGTTGGACCCGGGTCGGCGGGCGCTGATCCTGGTCCGGCTTGCTACGGGCGCGGCGACGAAGTCACCGTTACCGACGCCAATCTGGTGCTTGGGCGCTTTGGCGGAGCAAGCTTGCTCGGAGGCGAGATGCCAATCGATACCCAGCGCGCGAGAACGGTTCTCTCGAGACTGGGAGCGGAAATGTCGCGCTTCGCTGGAAAGACGGTCACCGCCGAGCAGGCCGCTCTTGGTGTAGTGCGCGTCGCGAACGCCAACATGGAAGCAGCCCTGCGAGTCGTGTCGGTTGGACGAGGCCAGGACCCGCGACTGTTTACGCTGGTAAGCTTCGGCGGCGCCGGCGGACTGCACGTGTGCGAGCTTGCGGCGGCGCTGCGGGTCCCCCGCGTGGTGGTGCCGCGCTCGCCCGGCACTCTCTCCGCTCTGGGCGTGTTGCTTGGCGATGTGGTGAAGGACTACTCGCGGACGGTGATGAGCAAGACCTCCGGGCTCGACAAGCGAAAGCTCGAGCGCGGCTTTGCGGCACTCGAGCGAGAAGCCGTCCGCGATTTGAAGGACGAGGGCTTCGATAAGACCCGGATGAAGCTGGCGCGATCGGTCGCAATTCGATACATCGGGCAGTCTTTCGAAATCGACGTCGCGTGGAGCAGCCGCTTCGAAGCCGCCTTTCACGCCGCCCACCGCGAGCGGTACGGTTACGCTGACCGCTCGCGGCCGATCGAGATCGTATCGCTTCATCTGCGCGCGTCGGGTATTACCCAGAAGCCGCGCATAAAACGCCAGCCCTCCAGCAAGTCGCGCCGCCCGCAGCCTCCGCAGTCCAAGCGCGTTTATTTGACCGAGCGCGCGACGCCGGTGCCTGTTTATGATCGCGAGAACCTGAGCGCCGGCGATCGATTCGCGGGTCCAGCCATCATCACCGAGTACAGTTCGACTACGTTGATCCCGCCGCGCTTCAGCGTCCAGGTTGATCCGTGGGTGAATTTGATCATAGAAGTAGCGTAG
- a CDS encoding STAS domain-containing protein, translating into MDIKERVVGGVSILDLSGKIVLGEGDLQVKERIKDLLGDGQRKILLNLAEVNYIDSAGLGSLISAYTTAKREGGSLKLVNLTKRIQDLLAITKLITVFETFENEPDALASYGS; encoded by the coding sequence ATGGACATTAAGGAGCGAGTTGTTGGAGGAGTCAGCATACTCGATCTGTCGGGCAAAATCGTGCTGGGCGAAGGTGACTTGCAGGTGAAAGAACGTATCAAGGACCTGCTGGGCGACGGGCAACGCAAGATATTGTTGAACCTCGCGGAAGTGAACTATATCGATTCGGCGGGACTGGGATCGCTCATCAGCGCCTACACTACCGCGAAGCGCGAAGGCGGAAGTTTGAAGCTCGTGAATTTGACCAAACGCATCCAGGACCTGCTTGCGATAACCAAGCTGATAACGGTGTTCGAGACTTTTGAGAATGAACCTGATGCGTTAGCCTCGTACGGCTCTTAG
- a CDS encoding tetratricopeptide repeat protein: MRLAVNRSQAAILLILVTALTAVASDWDRGVALYTKGEYQAALAEFQDIVIERPDAAGAWHYIGLCEFRLKRYERVELPLSHAIDLLEIQTPSSTDIAGAWYTIGISHYLQAHYDKAIDPLKRYVEITSKAKHDIDASARTALARAYFFLERYDEALPLLAAAANEKLGTASAERAKEIAANSYYLGAVYFKREDDDRAIAALREAMRGNSEDIAAMELLAESLMRKARKASSDARWLEAAEVGEKLKAVRDDLKTANTLGRAYLGARQFDSAVPPLEKLARANPDNGQAWLYYGIALSRSGKMRKAMEALEITIQLMPDSIPALSELGYVYETDKQYQQALRIYEKAYAASGDPSIKSSVDRVRALASQQP, translated from the coding sequence ATGCGACTCGCAGTAAATCGCTCTCAAGCGGCAATCTTACTCATTCTTGTGACGGCATTGACCGCCGTGGCTTCGGACTGGGATCGCGGCGTTGCCCTCTACACCAAGGGCGAATACCAGGCGGCGCTCGCCGAGTTTCAAGACATCGTGATCGAGCGCCCTGATGCAGCAGGCGCCTGGCACTACATCGGCCTGTGCGAATTCAGGCTCAAGCGATACGAACGGGTCGAGCTGCCGCTCTCGCACGCGATCGACCTCCTCGAGATTCAAACGCCCTCCAGCACCGACATCGCCGGCGCGTGGTACACGATAGGCATCTCGCATTATCTGCAGGCTCATTACGACAAAGCGATTGATCCGCTGAAACGCTACGTCGAGATTACCTCAAAGGCCAAACACGACATCGACGCCAGCGCCCGGACCGCGCTTGCCCGCGCGTATTTCTTTCTAGAGCGTTACGACGAAGCCCTCCCGTTGCTTGCAGCCGCGGCCAATGAAAAATTGGGGACTGCCAGCGCCGAGCGGGCGAAAGAGATCGCCGCAAACTCCTATTACCTCGGCGCGGTTTACTTTAAGCGCGAAGATGACGACCGCGCGATAGCTGCGCTTCGCGAGGCAATGAGGGGCAATAGCGAAGACATAGCCGCGATGGAGTTGCTGGCGGAGAGCTTGATGCGCAAAGCGCGCAAGGCAAGCTCGGACGCTCGATGGCTCGAAGCCGCCGAGGTTGGCGAGAAGCTGAAAGCGGTTCGAGATGACCTCAAGACTGCGAACACTCTAGGGCGGGCTTATCTGGGCGCGCGGCAGTTCGATAGCGCAGTGCCCCCGCTCGAGAAGCTTGCCAGGGCAAACCCCGATAACGGGCAGGCATGGCTCTACTACGGGATTGCGTTGTCGCGCAGCGGGAAGATGAGGAAGGCGATGGAGGCGCTGGAGATTACAATTCAGTTGATGCCCGATTCAATCCCCGCGCTCTCCGAGCTGGGTTATGTGTACGAGACCGATAAGCAGTATCAACAGGCGCTGCGGATCTACGAGAAAGCCTATGCGGCGTCCGGCGACCCTTCGATCAAGTCGTCCGTCGACCGGGTCCGCGCGCTCGCGTCTCAGCAACCGTGA
- a CDS encoding BrnT family toxin, with protein sequence MEFEWDPVKAAANSSQHGVSFDEAMTVFEDALYVDFYDPDHSQLEHRYIIVGESDKGRLLMVSYTEADDTIRIISSREVTSEERKEYEEN encoded by the coding sequence ATGGAATTCGAGTGGGATCCTGTGAAGGCGGCGGCCAATTCATCACAGCACGGAGTCTCATTCGACGAGGCGATGACCGTCTTTGAAGACGCGCTATACGTTGACTTCTATGATCCGGATCATTCCCAGCTGGAGCATCGCTATATTATTGTCGGGGAGTCTGACAAAGGTAGGCTACTGATGGTGTCGTACACGGAAGCAGACGATACCATTCGCATCATAAGCTCGAGGGAGGTAACGTCCGAGGAGCGAAAAGAGTATGAAGAAAACTGA
- the sat gene encoding sulfate adenylyltransferase, whose product METIPAHGGRLVNRELAGVERETMLERVPSMPRINLRPREISDLEMIANGAFSPLEGFMCEDDYIAVRGNMHLAGGLPWTIPVTLSASEERARSLAEGSDIALYSPGDHLLGVLHLRQKFHYDKQREAERVYLTTDAAHPGVSALYEQGEWLLGGPISLLNRPKNAAFPDYRLDPAGTRDAFKKKGWRRVVAFQTRNPIHRAHEYIVKCALETVDGLLLHPLVGETKSDDISAEVRMQCYETMLEHYFPRTRTLLAVNPAAMRYAGPREAVFHAIIRKNYGCTHFIVGRDHAGVGTFYGTYDAHYIFNEFDAEALAVTPMFFDHSFYCRRCEAMASNKTCPHDSAEHVTLSGTKVREMLSRGEMPPREFSRPEVAAILIAAMK is encoded by the coding sequence ATGGAAACGATACCTGCGCACGGCGGCCGTCTGGTTAATCGCGAGCTGGCCGGCGTCGAGCGAGAGACAATGCTCGAACGTGTGCCGTCAATGCCGCGAATCAACCTGCGGCCGCGCGAAATCTCCGATCTCGAGATGATCGCAAACGGCGCATTCAGCCCGCTCGAAGGCTTCATGTGCGAAGACGACTACATCGCAGTGCGTGGCAACATGCACCTTGCAGGCGGGCTGCCGTGGACCATTCCGGTGACGCTCTCGGCTTCAGAAGAGCGCGCGCGCAGCCTGGCCGAGGGCTCCGACATAGCGCTGTACTCGCCCGGCGATCACCTGTTGGGAGTCTTGCACCTGCGACAGAAGTTCCATTACGACAAACAACGAGAAGCCGAACGTGTTTATCTGACGACGGACGCGGCGCACCCGGGCGTCAGCGCGCTCTATGAGCAAGGCGAGTGGTTGCTGGGCGGACCGATCAGCTTGCTGAACCGGCCGAAGAACGCTGCGTTTCCAGACTATAGGCTGGACCCTGCGGGCACGCGTGATGCCTTCAAGAAGAAGGGTTGGCGGCGAGTGGTCGCGTTTCAGACTCGCAACCCGATCCACCGCGCTCACGAATACATAGTGAAGTGCGCGTTGGAAACGGTGGACGGGTTGTTGCTGCACCCGCTCGTGGGCGAGACCAAATCAGATGACATCTCCGCCGAAGTGCGAATGCAGTGCTACGAAACGATGCTCGAGCATTACTTCCCGCGGACGCGAACGCTGCTTGCGGTGAATCCGGCGGCGATGCGCTACGCCGGACCGCGCGAGGCAGTCTTTCACGCGATCATCCGCAAGAATTATGGTTGTACACACTTCATTGTCGGGCGCGATCACGCGGGAGTGGGCACCTTCTACGGAACTTACGACGCACACTATATCTTCAACGAATTCGATGCCGAGGCGCTGGCGGTGACGCCGATGTTCTTCGATCATTCGTTCTACTGCCGGCGTTGCGAAGCGATGGCTTCGAACAAGACTTGCCCACACGATTCGGCGGAGCACGTAACGCTGTCGGGAACCAAAGTGCGGGAGATGCTGTCGCGCGGCGAGATGCCTCCGCGGGAGTTCTCACGTCCGGAGGTGGCAGCCATATTGATCGCGGCGATGAAATGA
- a CDS encoding FHA domain-containing protein translates to MTRCDNCGTNNIDGSEYCDECGMKLDLAALPRSRKRDAAPIYQPPSAVEGEPIGSNTMDGPLPAPPSFTTSTSVPKPATPARERRPAVDSRVSNPNARRGQTNERSGPAFKSNEQRADHSVPAPSPQTFALSSPPHTGQLEAEIAAIQERDASRAMARLIIERGGRIGKEFPIAGIETNIGRWDADSGIFPDVDLDEDDSEAKISRRHARIVNHNGQYFIEDLGSTNGTFVNRGRRLLPGKRHMLQNGDEVIVGKTFLKFQILK, encoded by the coding sequence ATGACCAGGTGCGACAACTGCGGGACCAACAACATAGACGGTAGCGAGTACTGCGATGAGTGCGGGATGAAGCTTGACCTGGCCGCGCTGCCGCGCTCGCGCAAGCGCGACGCTGCGCCGATCTATCAGCCGCCCAGCGCCGTCGAAGGCGAGCCTATCGGCTCGAATACCATGGATGGCCCATTGCCGGCGCCGCCTTCGTTCACGACTTCGACTAGCGTCCCGAAGCCCGCCACCCCGGCACGCGAGCGCAGACCCGCAGTCGATTCGCGGGTCAGCAACCCAAATGCGCGGCGGGGTCAAACGAATGAACGCTCTGGGCCAGCATTCAAATCGAATGAGCAGCGAGCCGACCATTCCGTACCGGCGCCCTCGCCGCAGACCTTCGCTCTCTCCTCGCCGCCGCATACCGGTCAGCTTGAGGCGGAAATCGCGGCGATTCAGGAGCGGGACGCGTCGCGGGCAATGGCCAGGCTCATAATCGAGCGCGGCGGCAGAATCGGCAAAGAGTTTCCAATAGCCGGCATTGAGACCAATATCGGCCGCTGGGACGCAGACAGCGGCATCTTCCCAGACGTAGACCTGGATGAAGACGATAGCGAGGCAAAGATCTCGCGCAGACATGCGCGCATCGTCAATCACAACGGCCAATACTTCATCGAGGACCTGGGTTCGACCAACGGCACTTTTGTGAATCGAGGGCGAAGGCTGCTTCCCGGCAAACGCCATATGCTCCAGAATGGCGATGAAGTAATAGTCGGCAAGACGTTTTTGAAGTTTCAGATTCTCAAATAA